A region of Bacteroidota bacterium DNA encodes the following proteins:
- the fabF gene encoding beta-ketoacyl-ACP synthase II codes for MPSRRVVITGLGAITPIGNSLQEYWNGLSNGVSGCAPITQFDTSKFKTKFACEVKNFDPTQFIDRKEARRMDRFTQFAMITSDEAVVDSGIDLEKINKDRIGVIWASGIGGLKTFLDEVSAFAKGDGTPRFSPFFIPMMIADIAAGLISIKYGFRGPNFAVVSACASSTNAIGDAFMYIQSNRADMVLTGGSEAVVNEAAMGGFNSMKALSERNDSPETASRPFDLDRDGFVLGEGAGALMLEELEHAKARGAKIYGEIVGYGATADAYHMTAPHPEGIGAANVMIAALADAGMQPSEIDYVNVHGTSTPLGDPQEIKAIQKVFGEHAYNINISSTKSMTGHLLGGAGAIEAIASLLAINKGIIPPTINHFTDDPAFDTRLNLTFNKAQHREVKAVLSNTFGFGGHNASIIIKKFEE; via the coding sequence ATGCCATCACGCAGAGTAGTAATTACTGGCCTTGGAGCCATAACTCCAATTGGTAACAGTTTGCAGGAGTATTGGAATGGATTGTCAAATGGGGTAAGTGGCTGCGCGCCTATTACCCAATTTGATACTTCCAAATTCAAAACCAAATTTGCTTGCGAAGTCAAAAATTTTGACCCCACTCAATTCATTGACCGCAAAGAAGCAAGACGCATGGACAGGTTCACGCAATTTGCCATGATAACATCTGATGAAGCCGTTGTAGACAGCGGAATTGATTTAGAAAAAATAAACAAAGACCGTATAGGAGTCATTTGGGCTTCAGGTATAGGTGGTTTAAAAACCTTTTTAGACGAAGTGAGCGCATTTGCCAAAGGCGATGGTACTCCTCGTTTCAGCCCTTTCTTTATTCCGATGATGATTGCTGATATAGCCGCAGGGTTAATATCAATAAAATACGGATTCAGAGGCCCTAACTTTGCAGTAGTTTCTGCTTGTGCTTCCAGCACAAACGCCATAGGCGATGCTTTTATGTACATCCAGTCAAATAGAGCCGATATGGTTTTAACGGGTGGATCAGAAGCAGTAGTAAACGAAGCAGCTATGGGTGGGTTTAACTCCATGAAAGCACTTTCTGAACGCAACGATAGCCCCGAAACAGCATCGCGTCCATTTGATTTGGACAGGGATGGTTTTGTGTTAGGTGAAGGCGCGGGAGCTTTAATGTTAGAAGAATTGGAACACGCCAAAGCACGTGGTGCTAAAATTTATGGCGAAATTGTAGGGTACGGTGCCACTGCCGATGCTTACCATATGACAGCTCCGCATCCGGAAGGAATTGGTGCAGCCAATGTAATGATTGCCGCTTTGGCTGATGCCGGTATGCAACCAAGTGAAATTGACTATGTAAACGTACATGGTACATCTACTCCACTTGGCGACCCACAGGAAATAAAAGCCATTCAAAAAGTATTTGGTGAGCATGCTTATAACATCAATATAAGTTCTACCAAATCAATGACCGGTCACTTATTAGGCGGAGCAGGTGCTATTGAAGCTATAGCCAGTTTATTGGCTATTAACAAAGGTATTATTCCGCCAACTATCAATCATTTTACTGATGATCCGGCATTTGATACCCGACTAAACTTAACTTTTAATAAAGCGCAACACCGCGAGGTAAAAGCTGTATTAAGCAATACGTTTGGTTTTGGTGGACACAATGCATCTATCATTATTAAAAAATTCGAAGAATAA
- a CDS encoding acyl carrier protein encodes MSNVEEKVKNIIVDKLGVEESEITNEASFTNDLGADSLDTVELIMEFEKEFNIAIPDDQAEKIGTVGQAISYIEQNVKP; translated from the coding sequence ATGTCAAACGTTGAAGAAAAAGTAAAAAACATCATAGTTGATAAACTTGGTGTTGAAGAATCAGAAATTACTAATGAGGCTAGCTTCACTAACGATCTTGGAGCAGATTCATTAGATACTGTTGAGTTAATCATGGAATTCGAAAAAGAGTTTAACATTGCTATTCCAGATGATCAAGCTGAAAAAATTGGCACTGTTGGTCAAGCTATCAGCTACATTGAGCAAAATGTAAAACCATAA
- a CDS encoding anti-sigma factor has translation MNIEAYIESGIVESYVYGLCNEAEALDFERLCALYPELQAELEKTTQAMHNYAQANAKTPPSFIKENIFAEIDELEKPTIHISKVEQAEVIPITKTNNNYWMAAAAVIIVSLIGNVVLYTKWQSANELVLALNSEKSVLANSEKSTKVKLNEYKAEMEIMSDPQVQKIVMPSVDKTRNQMAMIYWKKDTREVFLQIKQLPSPAAGKQYQLWAIVDGKPVDAGVINLNNDTVLYKMKDFGAAQAFAITLENEGGSAQPTLSNLYVMGGV, from the coding sequence TTGAATATAGAGGCATACATAGAATCAGGAATTGTGGAGAGTTACGTTTACGGACTTTGCAATGAAGCAGAAGCGCTAGACTTTGAGCGTCTTTGTGCTTTGTACCCTGAGCTGCAGGCTGAATTGGAGAAAACAACTCAGGCTATGCACAACTATGCCCAAGCCAATGCCAAAACCCCTCCTTCATTTATAAAAGAAAATATATTTGCCGAAATAGATGAGTTGGAGAAACCAACCATACATATCAGTAAAGTTGAACAAGCCGAAGTAATTCCAATTACTAAAACCAACAACAATTACTGGATGGCTGCTGCGGCTGTTATTATAGTAAGCTTAATAGGTAATGTGGTTTTATATACCAAATGGCAAAGCGCCAATGAATTGGTCTTAGCGTTAAACTCAGAAAAAAGTGTATTGGCCAATAGTGAAAAAAGCACCAAAGTAAAGCTAAACGAGTACAAGGCCGAAATGGAAATAATGAGCGACCCGCAGGTTCAGAAAATAGTCATGCCATCGGTTGATAAAACCCGTAACCAAATGGCTATGATTTACTGGAAAAAGGATACGCGTGAGGTGTTTTTACAAATAAAACAATTACCAAGCCCGGCCGCAGGAAAACAATACCAACTTTGGGCTATTGTTGATGGAAAACCTGTTGATGCAGGGGTTATAAATTTAAATAACGATACCGTATTATACAAAATGAAAGACTTCGGAGCAGCGCAAGCCTTTGCTATTACGCTCGAAAATGAAGGAGGCAGTGCCCAACCTACACTTTCAAACCTTTATGTAATGGGTGGTGTTTAA